A genomic window from Rosettibacter firmus includes:
- a CDS encoding YggS family pyridoxal phosphate-dependent enzyme: MIVDNLKRLEEQISKKCELAGRRRTEITLIAVTKTQPIEIIKQVIDTGLKDLGENKAQELRDKAEILHDNVNWHFIGHLQTNKVKYVIKSAKVIHSVDSIKLAEEINKKALQIGKKQDILLEIKTSNEATKHGLSDEEEIFKLAEYCKDSSNLNLIGLMTMAPFTDDAELIRKSFVQLRKLKEKMNNSGFNLTELSMGMTNDFEIAIEEGSTMLRIGTAIFGQRKNN, translated from the coding sequence ATGATAGTTGATAACCTTAAAAGACTCGAAGAACAAATATCAAAGAAATGTGAACTGGCTGGGAGAAGAAGAACTGAAATAACTTTAATTGCAGTTACAAAAACCCAGCCCATTGAAATTATTAAACAGGTGATCGATACTGGATTAAAAGATTTAGGAGAAAATAAAGCTCAGGAATTGCGAGATAAAGCAGAGATTTTGCATGATAATGTAAACTGGCATTTTATTGGACATTTGCAAACAAATAAAGTAAAATATGTTATAAAATCAGCAAAAGTTATTCACTCTGTTGACTCAATAAAATTAGCAGAAGAAATAAATAAAAAAGCATTACAAATAGGGAAAAAACAGGATATCTTACTTGAAATTAAGACTTCAAACGAAGCAACTAAACATGGCTTATCTGATGAAGAAGAAATTTTTAAATTAGCAGAATACTGTAAAGATTCATCTAATCTTAATTTAATTGGATTAATGACCATGGCTCCATTTACAGATGATGCTGAATTAATAAGAAAGTCTTTTGTTCAGTTAAGAAAACTGAAAGAGAAAATGAACAATTCTGGCTTTAATCTTACCGAGCTTTCAATGGGCATGACAAATGATTTTGAAATTGCAATTGAAGAAGGCTCGACAATGCTTAGAATTGGA